From the Bacilli bacterium genome, the window TCGAGACAATCGAAGAAACGCCGCTCATGGTGATCAAAAAAGACGGCACCAGAGAAGAGTTCAGCCGGGACAAAATCCTGCGCGGTTTGATGCGCGCCTGCGAAAAGCGCCATGTGTCCATGGAACGGCTGGAAATGATCGTCGCGGAAGTGGAAAAGGCGTTGCGCAATACCGCCAAGACGGAAGTGGAAAGTCGGGAAATCGGAGAGTTCGTGATGGAGCAGCTATATCCGGTGGACGAGGTGGCGTATGTCCGGTTTGCTTCCGTTTACCGTCAGTTTAAAGATATCGACATGTTCATGCGGGAGCTTAATAATCTCCTGAACCGCAGCGGCTATAATCGTTGACAGCAAGGAAACGCATATGATATTATTTCTCATGTTGCGGTAAATATGGGGCTTTAGCTCAGCTGGGAGAGCGTTTGGCTGGCAGCCAAAAGGTCAGGGGTTCGATCCCCCTAAGCTCCATTTCCGTTTAAAGAAATATTTAAAAAACCTTGTGACTACACGAGGTTTTTTTTTGTATATAAAGAATCATAATAGATATTGAGAAATTTTTGGAGGTTGAAAATGCTCACAAGTATTTCAGTTAACCATTATAAAAAATTAAAAAAGGTGGAAATTGAACTTGGCAAAACAACGGTATTTATCGGGCCAAACAACTCCGGTAAAACGACGGCACTTCAAGCATTGGCATTATGGGAAGTCGGGCTAAAAAAGTGGCTGGAAAAAAGGGGAGGCAAAACGTCTCCCGAAAAAAGGCCTGGCGTCACAATAAACCGAAGGGATTTACTCTCAATTCCGGTACCGTTTGCAAATTTGCTGTGGCATAACCTTCATGTTAGAAACGTAGAGCGAATTAAAGGCAAGACGCAAACGCAAAATATTTGTATTGAAGTGATAGTTGAAGGTGTTTCAAATGGCCAAGTTTGGAAATGCGGCTTGGAATTTGATTATGCAAACGAAGAGTCGTTTTATTGTCGGCCATTAAGAAAGATGATTGATGGCGAGATAACCCGAATGCCGATACCGGCAGCCGCAGGTCTAGTCAATGTGGCATTTCTGCCACCAATGTCAGGGTTAGCAGCGTATGAGCCAAAATGGGAGCCGGGTAGAATAAATGTACTACTTGGCGAGGGACAAACAGCTCAAGTGCTAAGAAATATGTGTTATCAAATTTATGAGAAAGATTTCGCTGAATGGAAAGAGTTGGTTAGTTACATTAAGCAATTATTCGGGGTATCGTTACTTCCGCCAAAGTATATTCAAGAACGTGGAGAAATAACCATGTCATACGTGGAAGAAAATGTAGAATT encodes:
- the nrdR gene encoding transcriptional regulator NrdR; this translates as MKCPFCDYSGTKVLDSRPANDNKSIRRRRECEKCARRFTTFETIEETPLMVIKKDGTREEFSRDKILRGLMRACEKRHVSMERLEMIVAEVEKALRNTAKTEVESREIGEFVMEQLYPVDEVAYVRFASVYRQFKDIDMFMRELNNLLNRSGYNR
- a CDS encoding AAA family ATPase yields the protein MLTSISVNHYKKLKKVEIELGKTTVFIGPNNSGKTTALQALALWEVGLKKWLEKRGGKTSPEKRPGVTINRRDLLSIPVPFANLLWHNLHVRNVERIKGKTQTQNICIEVIVEGVSNGQVWKCGLEFDYANEESFYCRPLRKMIDGEITRMPIPAAAGLVNVAFLPPMSGLAAYEPKWEPGRINVLLGEGQTAQVLRNMCYQIYEKDFAEWKELVSYIKQLFGVSLLPPKYIQERGEITMSYVEENVELDLASAGRGLQQTLLILSHLYANPETVLLLDEPDAHLEVLRQREIYSLITSIAEKKRSQIIAASHSEVVLNEAASKDTVIAFVGTPHRIDDRGSQVLKSLKEIGYDQYYQAEQTGWVLYLEGSTDLAILIEFSRKLNHPLLEYLSRPFVYYVGNQVTKARDHFYGLKEAKKDLLGIAIFDRTENIALNSNLPLIELMWKKREIENYFCSKEVLLAYSKYGLTHDLFG